Proteins from one Legionella taurinensis genomic window:
- the astD gene encoding succinylglutamate-semialdehyde dehydrogenase — protein sequence MNRQQHSGKHYIAGHWHEGSGMAFVSKNPATHEILWEGKAASSEEINQAAEAAHAALASWSARSVEERIIYLKAFANEVGKRRDELAKVIAMDNGKPLWEALTEVTAVIGKINLSIQAHQERNAEKITSAGDSKSCLRYKPHGVVAVLGPFNFPAHLSNGHVVPALLAGNTVILKPSELTPYVAEVIMECWHATGIPAGVINCVQGDAATGKALLDADIQGVYFTGSYSTGKRINQHFAERPEVIIALEMGGNNPLIIDEVEDVDAAVYQTLLSSFITSGQRCTCARRLIIAQNAVGDRFLAKLLAATQRLRVGAWTEQPEPFMGPVIRYEHALDHLQAQKKLLQSGGNALLPMTLLKEESGLLSPGLIEMTRVSHPNDMEIFAPLAQVYRYHDFDEALYLANQTRYGLAAGLLSDNATHYQQFYHHVRAGLINWNKPTTGAASNLPFGGIGLSGNHRPSAYFAADYCSYPIASQEQEKLEPPVQLLPGIDLSLGY from the coding sequence ATGAACAGACAGCAACACTCAGGCAAACATTACATTGCCGGCCACTGGCATGAAGGTTCCGGTATGGCCTTTGTTTCTAAAAACCCGGCCACCCATGAAATCCTGTGGGAAGGCAAAGCAGCCTCTTCCGAGGAAATCAATCAAGCCGCTGAGGCGGCTCATGCGGCATTAGCCTCGTGGAGCGCACGTTCCGTTGAAGAACGTATCATTTACCTCAAGGCGTTTGCCAACGAAGTGGGAAAACGACGTGATGAACTGGCAAAAGTCATCGCCATGGATAATGGTAAACCGTTGTGGGAGGCATTGACCGAAGTGACAGCAGTCATTGGCAAAATCAACCTTTCCATTCAGGCGCATCAGGAGCGAAACGCAGAAAAAATAACCTCTGCCGGCGACAGCAAGTCCTGCCTGCGGTATAAACCTCATGGTGTCGTCGCCGTGCTTGGACCCTTTAATTTTCCGGCGCATCTTAGCAATGGCCATGTTGTTCCTGCCCTGTTAGCCGGCAATACTGTCATTTTAAAACCCAGCGAATTAACCCCCTACGTCGCTGAAGTCATCATGGAGTGCTGGCATGCCACAGGCATTCCTGCCGGGGTCATTAACTGCGTCCAGGGTGATGCCGCAACGGGGAAGGCACTGCTGGACGCCGATATCCAGGGGGTTTATTTCACGGGCAGCTATTCAACAGGCAAACGAATCAATCAGCATTTTGCCGAACGGCCTGAGGTGATCATAGCCCTTGAGATGGGGGGTAATAATCCATTAATCATTGATGAGGTAGAGGATGTGGATGCGGCGGTTTATCAAACGCTGCTTTCATCGTTTATCACATCCGGCCAGCGTTGCACCTGCGCGCGACGGCTTATCATTGCTCAAAATGCCGTGGGTGATCGCTTCCTTGCCAAGCTTTTAGCCGCCACTCAGCGTCTCCGTGTGGGAGCATGGACAGAGCAGCCTGAGCCTTTTATGGGACCGGTAATCCGTTATGAGCATGCGTTGGACCATTTGCAGGCCCAGAAGAAACTGCTTCAGTCAGGAGGGAATGCCTTATTACCCATGACCCTGCTGAAAGAGGAAAGTGGATTATTATCACCCGGGCTTATCGAGATGACCCGCGTCAGTCATCCCAATGACATGGAGATTTTTGCACCCCTGGCACAGGTTTATCGCTATCATGATTTTGATGAGGCTCTGTATCTTGCCAATCAAACCCGTTATGGTCTGGCCGCGGGGTTGCTAAGCGATAACGCGACGCATTACCAGCAGTTCTATCACCACGTTCGCGCCGGTTTAATTAACTGGAATAAGCCCACCACCGGGGCAGCCAGCAATCTGCCTTTCGGCGGCATTGGCTTAAGCGGTAATCATCGCCCCAGCGCCTATTTTGCTGCCGATTATTGCAGTTACCCCATTGCCAGCCAGGAGCAGGAGAAGCTGGAGCCGCCAGTGCAATTATTGCCCGGCATTGATTTGTCATTGGGTTATTAA
- the astA gene encoding arginine N-succinyltransferase, translated as MMLFRSANSGDLDAIYSLAQLCGIGMTTLPKDKELLQKRLQWSCDSFKRTIQHPHDEYYFFVLEHPATGEVVGTSAIEASTGHELPFYSYKVSKRTRICHSLNIRSDYEVLSLVNDNQGKSEICTLFLQPEYRKNHNGLLLSRARFLFIAEHPERFAPTIIAEMRGISDDLGHSPFWDNVGRHFFHMPFPDADRLTISTNKQFIADLMPRNPIYIKLLSPAAQAVIGQPHQSTVPAMNILLREGFRYNSYVDIFDAGPTIEAPINQIRTVAVSRVMTIKNLSDEVSGSHYLLANTKLDFRATISQMIFNEAKNTCIISKPTAELLKVRQGDRIRAAPLIEAVPF; from the coding sequence ATGATGTTGTTTCGCAGCGCAAATTCAGGCGATCTTGACGCCATCTACTCGCTCGCCCAATTGTGCGGCATTGGCATGACCACCCTGCCGAAGGACAAAGAGCTATTACAGAAACGGCTGCAATGGTCCTGTGACTCCTTTAAACGAACCATTCAGCATCCTCACGATGAATATTACTTTTTTGTTCTTGAGCACCCAGCCACGGGCGAAGTCGTAGGCACATCCGCCATTGAGGCTTCTACAGGACATGAATTACCCTTTTATTCATACAAGGTCTCCAAGCGGACACGGATTTGCCATTCACTCAACATCCGCAGCGATTACGAAGTATTAAGTCTGGTCAATGACAACCAGGGAAAAAGTGAAATATGCACGCTGTTTTTGCAACCGGAGTATCGCAAAAACCACAATGGCCTTCTGCTCTCGCGGGCGCGTTTTTTATTTATTGCGGAGCACCCGGAACGCTTCGCACCGACCATCATTGCCGAAATGCGGGGCATTTCAGACGACCTCGGCCATTCCCCCTTCTGGGACAACGTCGGAAGGCATTTTTTTCACATGCCCTTTCCTGATGCGGATCGGCTGACCATATCAACCAATAAGCAATTCATTGCTGATTTGATGCCGCGAAATCCCATCTACATCAAGCTGCTATCACCTGCCGCGCAAGCGGTGATTGGCCAACCGCACCAATCGACTGTGCCCGCCATGAATATCCTCTTGCGTGAAGGATTCCGCTATAATTCCTATGTCGATATTTTTGATGCCGGACCCACCATTGAGGCTCCGATCAATCAGATTCGTACGGTTGCCGTCAGCCGCGTCATGACCATTAAGAATTTAAGCGATGAGGTCAGCGGCAGTCATTATCTGCTTGCCAATACCAAGCTTGATTTCCGCGCGACAATCAGTCAGATGATTTTTAACGAAGCAAAAAATACCTGCATCATAAGCAAACCCACGGCAGAATTATTAAAGGTCCGTCAGGGCGACAGGATTCGCGCAGCCCCGCTGATTGAAGCCGTACCGTTTTAA
- a CDS encoding hydrolase, producing the protein MNKALEDLVYSLQGSNLTMLEQLHQFCEINSGTSNLDGLQRMHAVLNQAFAPVADQIDSLTLPTITSITMNGDTVTEACGKALFIRKRPSLKRRILLTGHMDTVYGAHHPFQTLTPIDSNQIRGPGVADMKGGLIVMLHALAAFEQSNVAETLGWDVFINSDEEIGSPASAAVFERIAGDYQAGLIYEPAMTPQGTLAKNRRGSGKLTVIATGREAHVGRAFNEGRNAIAYLAEAVLAIHQLNGQRDGVTINVGKIAGGEALNVVPAKAVAKLDVRIARPEDEFWVNEQLDQILKQQQQVDYTLSIQGYFGRPVKRVCRATERLFQRIQQAGTHLGLTIDWQDSGGCCDGNNLAAHGLPVIDTLGVRGGHIHSPEEYIILDSLPERAALSALLLHDLASGGLEELAS; encoded by the coding sequence ATGAACAAAGCACTCGAGGACTTGGTTTACTCATTACAGGGCAGTAATTTAACCATGCTTGAGCAGCTGCATCAGTTTTGCGAAATCAATTCAGGAACCAGTAATCTGGATGGCCTGCAACGCATGCACGCGGTTTTAAACCAGGCATTCGCACCCGTGGCTGATCAGATTGATTCACTGACGTTGCCGACGATTACCAGCATCACTATGAATGGCGATACGGTCACAGAAGCCTGTGGAAAGGCCCTGTTCATCCGCAAACGGCCATCCCTGAAACGACGCATCCTTCTGACAGGCCACATGGACACTGTTTATGGCGCCCATCACCCTTTTCAAACATTAACTCCCATCGACTCCAATCAGATCCGCGGCCCGGGCGTTGCAGACATGAAAGGCGGCTTGATTGTCATGCTGCATGCGTTGGCTGCCTTTGAACAAAGTAACGTGGCTGAAACCCTGGGCTGGGATGTGTTCATCAACAGCGACGAAGAAATTGGCTCGCCAGCATCCGCGGCCGTTTTTGAGCGCATTGCCGGTGATTACCAGGCGGGTTTAATTTATGAACCTGCGATGACGCCCCAAGGCACTTTGGCAAAAAATCGCCGCGGCAGCGGTAAATTGACCGTGATTGCCACAGGCCGGGAAGCCCATGTCGGCCGAGCCTTTAACGAGGGCCGAAATGCCATTGCCTACCTTGCAGAAGCAGTCCTTGCCATCCATCAACTCAATGGCCAACGCGATGGCGTAACTATCAATGTCGGTAAAATTGCCGGTGGTGAGGCCTTGAATGTCGTACCTGCCAAGGCAGTGGCGAAGCTCGATGTCCGTATTGCACGCCCGGAGGATGAATTTTGGGTAAACGAACAACTCGATCAGATTCTTAAGCAGCAGCAACAGGTGGATTACACACTGAGCATCCAGGGGTATTTCGGCCGTCCGGTGAAACGCGTCTGCAGAGCCACCGAGCGTCTGTTTCAGCGAATTCAACAGGCTGGCACGCACCTCGGTCTCACGATTGACTGGCAGGACAGCGGCGGTTGTTGCGATGGCAATAATCTCGCTGCACATGGCCTACCCGTTATTGATACCTTGGGAGTAAGAGGCGGCCACATCCACAGTCCGGAAGAATACATCATTCTGGATAGCTTGCCGGAGCGAGCCGCGTTAAGTGCCCTTTTATTGCATGATCTGGCCTCAGGGGGGCTTGAGGAGTTGGCCTCATGA
- a CDS encoding uracil-DNA glycosylase: MRELIEKTHSKWHDTLDRALGCMNSEYLRQLQREDDWLPGHEKLLAAFNRSPECMKFLLLGESPYPRPQSANGYAFWDNAVGSLFSDRGLSREVNRATSLRNLIKMLLVARGDLQEDCSQTAIARLDKSHYIQTAQALFNGMMERGFLLLNASLVYRDNQVPYHSKQWQPFMNSLFNQLSQSHPHIQLVLFGKIAAQVKNAERFSCLVAEHPYNLSFINNPEVLAFFKPLDLLSCHERHS; the protein is encoded by the coding sequence ATGCGGGAATTAATCGAAAAAACCCATTCAAAATGGCATGACACGCTGGACAGGGCGCTGGGTTGCATGAACTCAGAGTACCTCAGGCAGCTGCAGCGGGAGGACGATTGGTTGCCAGGCCATGAAAAACTGTTGGCTGCGTTTAACCGTTCGCCAGAGTGCATGAAATTTCTGCTGTTAGGGGAATCACCCTATCCGCGTCCGCAATCGGCCAATGGGTATGCTTTCTGGGATAATGCCGTCGGTTCCCTCTTTAGCGACAGGGGATTAAGCCGTGAAGTCAACCGCGCCACTTCCTTGCGTAATCTGATAAAAATGCTTCTGGTGGCCCGGGGTGACTTGCAGGAGGATTGTTCGCAGACCGCTATTGCCCGCCTGGATAAGAGTCACTACATCCAGACGGCGCAGGCGTTATTTAATGGCATGATGGAACGAGGGTTCCTGTTATTGAATGCCTCGCTGGTTTACCGCGACAATCAGGTGCCTTATCATTCAAAGCAGTGGCAGCCTTTTATGAACAGTCTCTTTAATCAGTTGTCTCAATCACATCCCCACATTCAACTGGTTTTATTCGGCAAAATTGCGGCGCAGGTGAAAAATGCCGAGCGCTTTTCTTGCCTTGTTGCAGAACACCCCTATAATCTCAGTTTTATTAACAACCCCGAGGTCTTAGCCTTTTTTAAACCCTTGGACTTATTGAGTTGCCATGAAAGACACAGTTGA
- the ubiG gene encoding bifunctional 2-polyprenyl-6-hydroxyphenol methylase/3-demethylubiquinol 3-O-methyltransferase UbiG, producing the protein MKDTVDQQEIAKFANLAEQWWDKDGPLKTLHDINPARLAFIEQYTSLNGLRVLDVGCGGGILSEAMARLGAQVTGLDAEEDSIAAARRHAEQSQLTVRYVSSVIEAYDDDLFDVITCMEMLEHVKHPEEVIRHCARLLKPGGSLFLSTINRTLKAYAAAIVAAEYLLGLLPRQTHDYDKFIKPSELAAMARHAGLEIRGLKGIDYHPFARRSGLKDSVDVNYLLSCFKP; encoded by the coding sequence ATGAAAGACACAGTTGACCAACAGGAAATTGCTAAATTTGCCAATCTTGCCGAGCAGTGGTGGGATAAAGACGGGCCGCTTAAAACCCTGCACGACATCAATCCTGCCCGTTTAGCCTTTATTGAGCAGTACACAAGCTTAAATGGTCTGCGTGTCCTCGACGTGGGATGCGGCGGAGGCATCCTCAGTGAGGCCATGGCCCGTTTGGGGGCTCAGGTAACTGGGTTGGATGCTGAAGAGGACAGTATCGCCGCAGCGCGGCGACATGCGGAACAAAGCCAGTTAACCGTGCGTTATGTTTCAAGCGTGATTGAAGCGTACGATGACGATTTGTTTGACGTGATAACGTGTATGGAAATGCTTGAACATGTGAAACATCCTGAGGAAGTCATCCGTCACTGTGCGAGATTGCTAAAACCAGGCGGAAGCCTTTTTTTATCGACTATAAACCGTACCTTAAAAGCGTATGCTGCAGCGATTGTGGCCGCCGAGTATTTGTTAGGCTTATTGCCAAGACAAACCCATGACTACGATAAATTCATCAAGCCCAGTGAGCTGGCCGCGATGGCAAGGCATGCCGGATTGGAGATCAGGGGATTAAAAGGCATTGATTACCATCCCTTTGCCCGCCGTTCGGGCCTTAAGGATTCAGTTGATGTGAATTATTTATTGTCCTGCTTTAAGCCCTGA
- a CDS encoding ProQ/FINO family protein, which translates to MNQQVESAKKEKLVIIDWLIEHFPNAFFKKANQVKPLQIGIFDEIVDFYDRLDSPPFSKKSLREALSYYSSSPAYLNCQKPQTARIDLYGNEVDVVTEEQAKYAHQRYQQRYAEKKNQGLKQDNK; encoded by the coding sequence ATGAATCAACAAGTCGAAAGCGCTAAAAAAGAAAAACTGGTTATCATTGACTGGCTGATAGAGCATTTTCCTAATGCTTTTTTTAAAAAGGCCAATCAAGTTAAACCCTTACAAATTGGAATTTTTGACGAAATCGTCGATTTCTATGATCGCCTGGACTCTCCGCCTTTCAGTAAAAAATCCTTACGGGAAGCCCTAAGCTATTACAGCTCCTCGCCTGCCTACCTCAATTGTCAGAAACCTCAGACCGCAAGAATCGATTTGTACGGCAATGAGGTGGATGTCGTCACAGAGGAACAGGCCAAGTATGCCCATCAACGTTACCAGCAGCGTTATGCTGAGAAAAAGAATCAGGGCTTAAAGCAGGACAATAAATAA
- a CDS encoding murein L,D-transpeptidase catalytic domain family protein: MMSILSFLSAALFSGSAHVAAPATKVNVDTNIQLQHLSRKAPQLNKKVLKMALSAYKKASARGAVKKPVLTVIDYSLPSYKQRMWIFDLRKERLLYNTYVAHGKNSGMDVPRHFSNRPSSKETSLGTYVTRDTYYGSKGLSLNLQGLERGFNDNAYSRRVVIHGAWYVEPDFIKRAGRAGRSWGCPSIAKTLARPVINTIKGGSVVFAYYPDHYYLSHSGYVMA, from the coding sequence ATTATGAGTATTCTTAGTTTTTTGTCTGCCGCCCTGTTTTCCGGCAGCGCCCACGTTGCCGCACCGGCAACGAAAGTGAATGTGGACACCAACATTCAGCTGCAACATTTAAGCCGTAAAGCACCACAGCTTAACAAAAAAGTATTAAAAATGGCATTAAGCGCCTATAAAAAAGCATCCGCCAGAGGCGCTGTTAAAAAACCAGTCCTGACCGTCATTGACTATTCACTGCCTTCTTACAAACAAAGAATGTGGATCTTCGATTTACGCAAAGAACGTTTATTGTACAACACCTATGTAGCTCACGGTAAGAACTCCGGCATGGATGTTCCCCGCCATTTCTCTAACCGTCCATCCAGCAAGGAAACCAGCCTGGGAACTTATGTGACGCGTGACACCTATTACGGTTCCAAAGGACTGTCCTTGAATCTTCAGGGGCTTGAAAGAGGATTTAACGACAATGCTTACAGCCGCCGCGTCGTCATTCATGGGGCCTGGTACGTTGAGCCGGATTTCATTAAGCGTGCCGGACGTGCGGGACGCAGCTGGGGATGCCCATCCATCGCCAAAACGCTGGCGAGACCGGTGATTAACACCATTAAAGGCGGTTCGGTGGTATTTGCCTACTACCCGGATCATTACTACCTGTCTCACTCAGGGTACGTGATGGCCTAA
- the putA gene encoding bifunctional proline dehydrogenase/L-glutamate gamma-semialdehyde dehydrogenase PutA, protein MLERYSSQQPQGTRAQINKAYRIDELTLMNELISSAVVSDEQLMAIRNQATQLVEQVRYERKKSTGIDSFLTEYSLSSDEGIALMCLAEALLRVPDNATIDSLIKDKLTAADWKAHRGQSDSFFVNATTWALMLTGKVLTPESAESTLSKAILRLINRSGEGVVRKAVDKAMRIMSKQFVMGRTISEALSRARKKESIGYRYSYDMLGEAALTRVDAARYFQAYKEAIDTIGRHADKNMTIYQRPGISIKLSALHPRYNESQRERVMNELPPKLLALAQAAKSYDIAMTIDAEESERLELSLDVIEQVFCDDSLHGWHGFGMAVQSYQKRAFYLLDWVAELARRKQRRMMVRLIKGAYWDSEIKKTQMQGLSGYPVFTRKVFTDVSFQACAKKLLTMTDAIYPQFATHNAYSVAMILNIVGNYRDFEFQCLHGMGNELYEQIVPAKRLGIPCRIYAPVGSHEDLLPYLVRRLLENGANSSFVNRIVDEKAPISTLVDDPVSKANQLLGKINQNIPLPSAIFSPERKNSSGFDFSDREAVAALKQQYADMDLSRWQAKPVIAGRDGGQVDRSVTSPQQPGRPVGRVSDATREDIDWALTQADAAFPAWSTRPVSERAACLTRYADLLEENRATLLAMACLEAGKTWNDGVAEVREAIDFCRYYAAMATKLMAKPLSLHGYTGEINELSLHGRGTVLCISPWNFPLAIFTGQVVAALVTGNCVIAKPAEQTPIIATFAVQLMHQAGIPAAVVQLLPGSGESVGAPLVADKRIKAVLFTGSTQTANLINQTLASRGGEIIPLIAETGGQNAMIVDSSALLEQVAVDAVTSAFGSAGQRCSALRVLYVQDDVYPRLVELLKGAMEELQIGDPRWLSTDIGPVIDSDALGVLKSHVNTMLNTHELIYQCSLPEECSEGYFMPPTAIAIDSIASLEKEVFGPILHVIRYKRKALDQVINEINNTGYGLTLGIHSRINQTVEYIRQRVHAGNCYVNRNMIGAVVGLQPFGGEGLSGTGPKAGGPYYLLRLCHERTYTVDTTAAGGNASLMSLPEGL, encoded by the coding sequence ATGCTTGAGCGCTATTCATCACAACAACCCCAGGGAACCCGGGCACAAATCAATAAAGCCTATCGCATTGATGAACTCACTCTGATGAATGAGCTGATTTCCAGCGCGGTTGTAAGCGATGAGCAGTTGATGGCGATTCGTAACCAGGCAACCCAACTTGTGGAGCAAGTGCGGTATGAGCGCAAAAAGAGTACGGGCATTGATTCATTTTTGACAGAATATTCTTTATCCAGTGATGAAGGCATTGCCCTGATGTGTCTGGCGGAAGCCCTGTTACGGGTTCCGGACAATGCCACCATTGACAGCTTGATTAAAGACAAATTGACCGCGGCGGATTGGAAGGCACATCGCGGGCAAAGCGACTCGTTTTTTGTCAATGCCACCACCTGGGCTTTGATGCTGACAGGCAAGGTATTAACGCCCGAATCGGCGGAGTCGACACTCAGTAAAGCCATTCTTCGTTTAATTAATCGCAGCGGTGAGGGCGTGGTGCGCAAAGCGGTGGACAAGGCCATGCGCATTATGAGCAAGCAGTTCGTGATGGGACGGACCATCAGCGAGGCGCTGTCACGAGCACGTAAAAAGGAAAGCATCGGCTACCGTTATTCGTATGACATGCTGGGTGAGGCCGCATTAACCCGGGTGGATGCCGCGCGTTATTTTCAAGCCTATAAAGAAGCGATTGACACCATCGGCCGTCATGCGGATAAGAACATGACGATTTACCAGCGGCCTGGCATCTCGATTAAACTGTCCGCGCTGCATCCGCGCTACAATGAATCACAGCGCGAACGCGTTATGAATGAACTACCGCCTAAACTGCTAGCCCTGGCGCAGGCCGCCAAGAGTTATGATATTGCCATGACCATTGACGCAGAAGAATCCGAGCGTCTCGAATTGTCTCTGGATGTGATTGAGCAGGTGTTTTGCGATGACAGCCTGCACGGCTGGCACGGGTTTGGTATGGCGGTGCAGTCTTATCAGAAACGGGCCTTTTATTTGCTGGATTGGGTCGCGGAATTAGCCCGTCGCAAACAACGGCGCATGATGGTACGCCTGATTAAAGGCGCTTATTGGGACAGTGAAATCAAGAAAACTCAGATGCAGGGACTTTCCGGTTACCCTGTGTTTACCCGCAAGGTCTTTACGGATGTGTCCTTCCAGGCCTGCGCTAAAAAGCTGCTGACCATGACCGATGCCATCTACCCGCAGTTTGCGACGCACAATGCTTATTCTGTCGCGATGATCCTCAATATTGTCGGAAATTATCGCGATTTTGAATTTCAGTGCCTGCACGGTATGGGCAATGAATTGTATGAGCAGATTGTCCCTGCGAAACGTCTTGGCATACCCTGCCGCATTTATGCGCCAGTAGGAAGCCACGAAGATTTATTGCCATATTTAGTCAGAAGACTGCTTGAAAACGGGGCTAACTCCTCGTTTGTGAACCGCATTGTGGATGAAAAAGCGCCCATCAGTACACTGGTGGACGATCCCGTCAGCAAAGCCAACCAATTACTCGGCAAGATCAATCAGAATATTCCGCTGCCTTCCGCCATTTTTTCGCCAGAGCGGAAAAATTCCTCCGGGTTTGATTTTTCCGACAGAGAAGCTGTGGCAGCGCTGAAACAGCAGTATGCCGACATGGATTTATCACGTTGGCAGGCTAAACCAGTCATTGCCGGGCGTGACGGCGGTCAGGTTGACCGAAGTGTGACGTCGCCGCAACAGCCTGGGCGACCCGTCGGGCGTGTCAGCGACGCCACCCGCGAAGACATCGATTGGGCATTAACGCAGGCAGACGCGGCATTTCCTGCCTGGAGCACAAGACCTGTCAGTGAGCGCGCAGCCTGCCTCACCCGTTATGCCGATTTGTTGGAAGAAAACAGGGCGACACTGTTAGCCATGGCTTGCCTTGAAGCAGGTAAGACCTGGAATGACGGCGTGGCCGAGGTGCGGGAAGCCATTGATTTTTGCCGTTATTATGCCGCCATGGCGACCAAATTAATGGCCAAACCGCTGTCGCTTCATGGTTATACCGGCGAGATCAATGAGTTGAGTCTGCACGGACGAGGAACGGTGTTATGCATCAGTCCCTGGAATTTCCCGCTGGCCATTTTCACGGGGCAGGTGGTTGCGGCCTTAGTAACCGGTAACTGCGTAATTGCCAAACCGGCTGAACAAACCCCGATTATCGCCACGTTTGCTGTGCAGCTAATGCATCAGGCGGGGATTCCGGCTGCTGTCGTGCAACTGCTGCCGGGCAGTGGAGAAAGTGTTGGTGCGCCCTTAGTCGCCGATAAACGCATTAAAGCGGTTTTGTTTACGGGATCTACCCAAACCGCCAATCTTATTAATCAAACCTTGGCGTCCCGTGGCGGTGAAATTATCCCGCTGATTGCAGAAACTGGCGGTCAGAATGCCATGATTGTTGATTCATCCGCACTGCTTGAACAGGTGGCTGTGGATGCGGTGACCTCCGCTTTTGGCAGCGCGGGGCAACGTTGTTCGGCGCTCAGGGTCCTTTACGTCCAGGATGACGTGTATCCACGCCTGGTTGAATTACTGAAAGGGGCCATGGAAGAACTTCAAATTGGTGATCCGCGGTGGTTGTCCACGGACATCGGCCCTGTGATTGATAGTGATGCCCTGGGGGTTTTAAAATCCCATGTCAACACCATGCTGAATACTCATGAACTGATTTATCAATGCAGTCTTCCTGAAGAATGCAGCGAAGGTTATTTTATGCCGCCCACGGCCATTGCCATTGATTCGATTGCTTCCCTTGAAAAAGAAGTATTTGGACCGATTCTGCATGTAATCCGTTACAAACGTAAAGCGCTTGATCAGGTCATTAATGAGATCAATAACACGGGCTACGGCCTGACCTTGGGTATTCATAGTCGGATTAACCAAACAGTGGAATACATTCGCCAACGTGTCCATGCCGGTAACTGCTACGTCAACCGCAACATGATTGGGGCGGTTGTCGGTTTGCAACCGTTCGGCGGGGAGGGGTTATCAGGCACAGGGCCTAAGGCTGGTGGCCCTTATTATCTGCTGCGTCTGTGCCACGAGCGGACCTACACCGTGGATACCACAGCGGCAGGGGGAAATGCCAGCCTGATGTCGCTGCCAGAAGGACTGTAG
- a CDS encoding APC family permease, translating into MNPNHKVLSVFSLVMINVIAVDSLRTLPMSAKLGLPLVSYYLVAAVAFFIPVALVAAELATAYPNTGGLYVWVREAFGKRAGFITIWLQWIYNVVWYPTILAFIAATLSYLFAPQLANNKFYLLSSALGLFWLFTLLNCFGMRLSSIVSTVGAILGTILPMLGIIILGGLWLLQGRPTSIEAPSSWIPDFSSLGNLSLFSAVLFGLIGMEMSAVHAEEVRNPQRDYPRAILYSTLLIFSTLMFGSLAIVIVVPNAQLSVVSGLVDAYAVFFKAYAMPWMTYVIAILIILGGLSGVSAWIIGPTKGLLVSARDGSLPEFFSRVNRHGAPVNILITQGIIFSLLSSVFILLDSINAAYWILSDLSAQMALMVYVFMFAAAIKLRYSQPERHRSYTIPGGNWVMWLVAGTGMLCCLLAMAIGFVPPTQIPVGNISFFEAFLVGGLFLFVVLPWIFAKRHD; encoded by the coding sequence ATGAATCCTAATCATAAAGTGTTGTCGGTTTTTTCCCTGGTCATGATCAACGTGATTGCCGTAGACAGCCTGCGTACGCTGCCCATGAGCGCCAAGCTCGGTCTGCCGTTGGTGTCCTATTATTTGGTGGCCGCCGTTGCTTTTTTTATCCCCGTGGCCCTGGTTGCCGCTGAACTGGCCACCGCCTATCCGAATACGGGGGGATTGTATGTCTGGGTTCGTGAAGCCTTTGGCAAACGCGCCGGGTTTATCACCATCTGGCTGCAGTGGATTTATAATGTTGTCTGGTATCCCACCATTCTTGCGTTTATCGCAGCGACCCTGTCGTACTTGTTTGCCCCTCAGCTGGCAAATAACAAATTCTATCTTTTAAGCAGTGCGCTTGGGCTATTTTGGCTGTTTACCCTGCTCAACTGCTTTGGCATGCGCCTGTCCAGTATCGTCAGCACGGTGGGCGCTATCCTTGGCACCATTTTACCCATGCTCGGAATTATTATCCTTGGGGGATTATGGCTTTTGCAGGGAAGACCGACCTCCATTGAGGCCCCCTCTTCCTGGATTCCGGATTTCAGCTCGTTAGGCAATTTATCCCTGTTTTCAGCCGTGTTGTTTGGCCTTATCGGCATGGAGATGTCAGCAGTGCATGCCGAAGAGGTGCGTAATCCGCAACGCGATTACCCCCGGGCTATTCTTTATTCCACCCTGCTTATTTTTTCAACCTTAATGTTTGGATCGCTGGCGATTGTGATTGTCGTTCCTAACGCCCAATTAAGCGTTGTCTCAGGTTTAGTCGATGCGTATGCAGTGTTTTTTAAAGCCTATGCGATGCCCTGGATGACTTATGTCATTGCCATTTTGATTATTCTTGGGGGATTAAGCGGCGTCTCCGCCTGGATTATTGGCCCCACCAAGGGATTGCTGGTGTCAGCACGGGATGGGTCGTTGCCTGAATTTTTCTCGCGGGTAAACCGTCATGGTGCACCCGTGAATATCCTGATTACTCAGGGGATTATCTTTTCACTGTTAAGCAGCGTGTTTATTTTGCTCGATTCGATCAATGCAGCGTACTGGATTTTAAGTGACTTGAGTGCGCAAATGGCGCTAATGGTTTATGTGTTTATGTTTGCCGCCGCGATTAAACTCCGCTACAGCCAACCTGAACGCCACCGCAGCTACACCATTCCCGGGGGCAATTGGGTCATGTGGCTGGTCGCCGGTACTGGCATGTTATGCTGTTTGTTAGCCATGGCCATTGGCTTTGTTCCACCAACACAAATTCCGGTTGGCAACATTTCCTTCTTTGAAGCCTTCTTAGTCGGCGGGCTTTTCCTGTTCGTGGTTCTTCCCTGGATTTTTGCCAAACGGCATGATTAA